In the genome of Clostridium cylindrosporum DSM 605, one region contains:
- a CDS encoding phosphatidylserine decarboxylase family protein, with product MTKFSIRKESIPYILILALIALGLYFLLPTPIFIIIPIILILFILYFFRDPYREVDFNEKTFISPADGTVMDIRDIYEEDFIKGNAKKVTIFLSVFNVHINRCPIAGEVTYSSYRPGKYLPAFKPHASEENERNTIGIENKFTKALVHQITGLIARRIVCWNKEGDTVEQGEKFGLIKFGSCTELIVPDNVKILVKKGDVVRGGITILGVIDDE from the coding sequence ATGACAAAATTCTCGATAAGGAAAGAAAGTATACCTTACATATTAATTTTAGCATTGATTGCTTTAGGACTATATTTTCTATTACCTACACCTATATTTATTATTATACCTATTATCTTAATACTGTTTATATTATATTTCTTTAGAGATCCTTATAGAGAAGTAGACTTTAATGAAAAAACTTTTATTTCTCCTGCTGATGGAACAGTAATGGATATTAGGGACATATATGAAGAAGACTTTATCAAGGGAAATGCTAAGAAAGTCACTATTTTTCTTTCTGTTTTCAACGTTCATATTAATAGATGTCCAATTGCTGGTGAAGTAACTTATTCTTCATACAGACCAGGTAAATATCTTCCTGCATTTAAACCTCATGCATCTGAAGAAAATGAGAGAAATACTATAGGAATTGAAAACAAATTTACTAAAGCCCTAGTTCACCAAATAACTGGACTTATTGCAAGAAGAATAGTTTGTTGGAATAAAGAAGGTGACACCGTTGAACAAGGTGAGAAATTTGGACTTATTAAGTTCGGCTCATGTACTGAGCTTATAGTTCCTGATAATGTTAAGATACTTGTCAAAAAAGGTGATGTAGTCAGGGGCGGTATAACCATTTTAGGGGTGATTGATGATGAATAA
- the pssA gene encoding CDP-diacylglycerol--serine O-phosphatidyltransferase, whose protein sequence is MNKSYIPNSFTFGNLAFGILSIIFTMKGDFNIAAFAIVAAAILDRYDGRIARAFNASSKLGTQLDSLADLVSFGVAPSILGWALYLNEYGIIGYIIVCLFPICGSFRLARYNVSEFNNVFMGVPITIAGFLMAIDSIIYIYVIKHGIISAILLVLFSYLMVSKIQIKKR, encoded by the coding sequence ATGAATAAAAGCTATATTCCAAATTCATTTACATTTGGAAATTTGGCATTTGGAATACTTTCTATAATTTTCACTATGAAGGGTGATTTTAATATTGCAGCATTTGCAATAGTTGCTGCTGCAATACTTGATAGATATGATGGAAGAATTGCAAGAGCATTTAACGCTTCTAGTAAACTTGGAACCCAGCTAGATTCCTTAGCAGACTTAGTATCATTTGGAGTGGCTCCATCTATTTTAGGATGGGCTTTATATCTTAATGAATATGGAATCATAGGATATATTATTGTTTGTCTATTCCCTATCTGTGGATCTTTTAGGCTTGCTAGATATAATGTATCAGAGTTTAACAACGTGTTTATGGGTGTACCCATTACTATTGCAGGATTCTTAATGGCAATAGACTCAATTATTTATATTTATGTAATTAAACATGGTATTATTTCTGCTATTTTACTTGTGTTATTCTCTTACCTTATGGTTAGTAAAATACAAATTAAAAAACGTTAA
- the rbr gene encoding rubrerythrin, whose amino-acid sequence MDLNLKGTKTEQNLYKTFAGESRARNKYTLYSEKARQQGYQYIASVFIETAMNELAHARRTFNDFLKLNKSTEENLMDAAMGEAFETEKLYKEFEETARKEGFIEVADFYKELREVEEEHKERFLSVLKNLKAGKMFRRDIPVKWHCMNCGYIHEGKEAPSPCPLCKFPQGYFEILCENYK is encoded by the coding sequence ATGGATTTAAACTTAAAAGGTACTAAAACTGAACAGAACCTATATAAAACATTTGCTGGTGAATCTAGAGCAAGAAATAAGTATACCTTATACTCTGAAAAGGCAAGACAACAGGGGTATCAATATATAGCTTCAGTATTTATTGAAACTGCAATGAATGAACTTGCCCATGCTAGAAGAACCTTTAATGACTTTTTAAAGCTTAATAAGTCAACAGAGGAAAATTTAATGGATGCAGCTATGGGAGAAGCCTTTGAAACTGAAAAGTTATATAAAGAATTTGAAGAAACAGCAAGAAAAGAAGGTTTTATAGAGGTTGCTGACTTTTATAAAGAACTTAGAGAAGTTGAGGAAGAGCATAAAGAAAGATTTTTAAGTGTACTTAAAAATCTTAAAGCAGGTAAAATGTTTAGACGTGATATACCTGTTAAGTGGCACTGTATGAACTGTGGATATATCCATGAAGGTAAAGAAGCTCCAAGCCCATGTCCTTTATGTAAATTTCCTCAAGGATACTTTGAAATTTTATGCGAAAATTATAAATAA
- the cax gene encoding calcium/proton exchanger, with the protein MKSKYLCIFIPISIALYYYEFYIPCFIATFLSIIPLAIILCDYTDKVSSKLGDKVGGIINATTGNLPELLICIFAINSGMFDLVRAGIIGSIIGNMLLVQGISIFAGGIKYKEQTFNRNIARTNFALLFICIIGILVVSICSLALNVSENINSLSIGVSIILIIIYVLGLIFSLVTHKKLFLHDTPSEESPKNVNMKKCIFVFTVIALIMVLQSHILVNTLEYISTTFSISQHFLGIIVVPLIGNIGEYATAIVMALKNKINLCIEISVGSSIQIALLSAPILVIVSMFVGNPLSLVFAAYHILCLIIALLLSFFVFQDGKTYWLEGSIMIAAYVILALGYYFM; encoded by the coding sequence ATGAAATCAAAGTACCTTTGCATATTCATTCCAATTAGTATTGCTTTATACTATTATGAATTTTATATCCCCTGCTTCATAGCTACTTTCTTAAGCATTATCCCACTTGCTATAATTCTTTGCGATTATACTGATAAAGTTTCCTCAAAGCTAGGTGATAAAGTAGGTGGAATAATAAATGCAACCACTGGTAACCTTCCAGAACTTTTAATTTGTATTTTTGCAATTAACTCTGGAATGTTTGACTTAGTTCGTGCAGGTATTATAGGTTCTATAATAGGTAATATGCTACTTGTACAAGGCATCAGTATTTTTGCTGGGGGAATAAAATATAAAGAACAAACATTTAATAGAAACATTGCTAGAACAAATTTCGCACTTCTTTTTATTTGCATAATAGGTATATTAGTTGTTTCTATTTGCAGCCTTGCGCTAAATGTTTCCGAAAACATTAATTCTCTAAGCATAGGTGTTTCCATAATATTAATTATAATTTATGTTTTGGGGCTCATCTTTTCATTAGTAACACATAAAAAACTCTTTTTACACGATACTCCATCTGAGGAATCCCCTAAAAACGTAAACATGAAAAAATGCATTTTTGTTTTTACGGTTATCGCTTTAATAATGGTTCTACAAAGCCACATTCTTGTAAATACTCTAGAGTACATTTCTACTACATTCTCTATATCTCAACACTTTCTTGGGATTATTGTAGTACCTTTAATTGGTAATATAGGTGAATATGCAACAGCAATAGTTATGGCTCTTAAAAATAAAATTAATCTTTGTATAGAAATTTCAGTTGGCTCAAGTATACAAATAGCACTTTTATCTGCTCCAATACTTGTTATCGTAAGTATGTTTGTAGGAAACCCCCTAAGCTTAGTTTTTGCCGCCTATCATATACTTTGTCTTATTATAGCTCTTCTCCTATCTTTTTTCGTATTTCAAGATGGAAAGACCTATTGGCTTGAGGGGAGTATTATGATAGCTGCATATGTTATATTGGCTCTTGGCTATTACTTCATGTAA